In the Cucurbita pepo subsp. pepo cultivar mu-cu-16 chromosome LG17, ASM280686v2, whole genome shotgun sequence genome, ATGGTGATCAAGATGACGATCCTGAAGAGCAGGTTGAAAGCCTCAGGGTTCCTGATGCTTGGTCGGTCCCTTCCAAGGCATTGGAGGTATTGCTTTCCGGTCTtgttgatttttgtttgattaggTTCGTTTGGAACTTCGTTTTGCAATCTTGAACGTGTTGATTAGCTTTGTTCGTAATAATGGCACATTTTCGATGTTTAGAACTGGTGACTGTGGTGTGTTGACATTGTTATCCATGTGATATTTTAGCAGAAATTTGATATTCTCCTCTAGAATTTGTGTTGCTAAGAATTTCAGTGGGGTGTGTAATGTTCTCCTGCAGTCTCGGGCAATGGCTTATTATCCAAGCCATGGAGCTAGTCTGTTAGTGAAGATATCGGAGTTGGTTTCTAAAACTGGCCCGAATTTGATGACTATATCTGTTATGCCATAGAATGAATCTTCACGAGCCACCACACAAATTTGTTCAGTCACCAGAGTATGTTAAGGGCACGGCTTTTGATGCATTTTTCCGATGAACAATTTTTTAGTAGAATAGAAAAGGTGTAACCACCcaaacccaagcccaccacttcTACTTAGGGAGATATTATCATACccttttaaagaatgtttcgttctcctccccaaccgatgtgggatctcaaagtCCACTCCCTTCAGAGCCCAGGGTTCTCGTTGAcacttgtttccttctccgattgatgtgggacccccaccaatccactccccttcaaaactcagcctcctcgcaggcgcatcgctcggtgtctggctctaataccatttgtaacagcccaagcccacagctagcatatattgtcctctttggacttttccttttaagtttcccctcgaggtttttaaaacgcgtctgttaggaagaggtttccacaccattaaacaatgtttcattctcctccccatccgatgtggaatctcataaaACGCTTCTACGTTGGAACTTAAATGGATTTTGATTTGTGAGGTGGGAAAGATTTTCCAAGTTGGTATCAATAATATCAGGCCCCAAAGTCAAACATGGCAAGAATACCACTATTTTACATTTGTTTTCATGATCTAAGACAGTTTTTTATCATTCTTCTCCAATAGTTATTGCAAATGAGATTGGAAATCCTTGAAATCTACTtggtttttcaattttttcactTCATAAATAAATCTACCTTTGTATTTACCTTCTGAAAGTTCTTCCAAATGCTatagtttttcaattttgcaGAAAACATGTAGCAAGAACAAGTTTGAGAGATCGGATTTACAGCCTTACTTAGCTCTTTTGAATAATCTTTCATATCTTTCCTTTATGAATAATCTGTTTAGGTATTTTTCAGGAATCAGAATGGCTTAGGGTTACCCTGCACAAATGGCTGGACGAAGAGTACTGTCCAGAGGAAACTAATGTAGAGATAAGCAAGGTTGCTGCAAAATCATACTACAATTCTTTGTTAGAGAAGAGGACAGAGCTAGCCGATATTTTATTGAACATGGCAAGAGAATTGGAATCTATTTCATATAAGGAAAGTTTTCATGGTGCATTCTCTTCTGCCAATGCAGCAGTGAACTTAATTGCTCAAAGAATAGAGCTGTCTTAACTGTTTCATCCACATTTTTCAAAGTAACTTGCTAATTTTTGTCTCTGACGTTTCTTTCTTATGAGTAGCTTAGTATATATTATGGACAAACAATTCATGTATTCCTCTTGTTCTTCAATGTCAAAGCAACTTTCTGTGACTTAGTATGGATGTTCCTAAACCAGATCCTGCAAGTTTGTCTCCAAGACCTCAACTCTTTCTCTGAAAGGCATAGCACTTTCGGAAATGCTTTCAActggtggtggtggcggcTCGAAGGCAAAGCTAGAATTTGTAAGTACTATTAGCTAGGGCATCTATTTGGTCCTTCAAAGATACTCGAGTACGTTTTTCAAAGCCTTTTGAGGAGGATTGAATCTATGATCTTTTGATTGAAGATATATTGCTTTAATAAATTGTAGTATGGTTAAGCTAGCACAACCTCGAATTAGAGCACCAATCTTAAGGACTATAATTACAACAGCGAACAGCAAACTTGGATTggaagagttttttttatcaaattgtaaatttagAGTTTGGAAAAAGTTAGAATTTAGTCCTTCCATCCGTAGTTTATTATCTAACcaattttttcttaaccaTCATAGGTAGAAGATCTCTCTTCCCTCTAGCCTATGGGTTGTATTCCATTCTTTCTTCATTGAAACAAGTTTGTTTCTTATACATGTACAAGACAGAAAATAAAGAGCGCTAGCATGTCAAACCTACATGCTACACGTGCAAGATAGCGTGCAAGTTTGGAGTACGAACAATAAGGTTGTTATGTTCATTACTATACTTATCCTAGAGATGATATAGGCGTGAatgcaaataaaaaacatcTTCTGGATGGGCTTTGCTGACCTGCCAACGCTAGTGAAAACCCGGGTCGGTCCTAActagaaaaaaggaaaacagtAATGATTCAACATCAAATCTATATTCTTCTCGTGCAAGTTTGGAGTGAATCACTGGAAGATAAAGGGAAGGCAATATGAGCTTAACAATTCAATATGCAGGCATCCACATATTTACTCATTGTACAACCAAATATCAAAATCTAAGCTTGATCCAGGCACCTTTCACATTCTCTAGTCGCCGTAGGCTTGATATGTATGCATggaaatttaaacttttaagtaaaataaacCACCAAAATAATTCCCTTTGCTCATCACTTACTAAAAGAACTTCTCTACATTAAACCTCCAGGCTCCAAACTTCTTTTCAGGCATTTTAAGAACAATTGTCTCAGTTTGAATTAGAAGAGCTTTGGATATCAACACAAACAGCACAACAATATGAAGCTTTAAGGGTTAGACTCGGAAGGTTGAGCCATAGTGGTGAAACTATCATACCCACCGCTTCCTGGTGCTGCTGGATTTGCTTGATACGTTTGCGGAGCAGTCAATGGTGCACCATTGGTTGAAGATGGTTGCTGTGTGCTCCCTGGAATTGGCGCTGGGGGAGGTGGCCTGGATGGAATATTCACCTGGCCGGGCATAAGAGCTCCAGGCGGGGCCATCATAGGCGGCATTGTAGGATTAGGTAGATATCCTACATTGACAAAGGAGGAGAGGAGTTCAAACAATACCTATTGCATTAGATACATCCAATTCAATACGGTAATGACTAGGAGAGCAAACCAAACTGAATGAACCAACAACAGTGACCGTCATGAGTCCATTTGGTTGATTCGGTTTACTTTtggtataaaaataattgaggaATAGTTGAATCAAGCAGCCTCAAGAAGCAGCTAGAAAATCTACATTGCTCTCATCATTTTCCAGTTCCACAGGTCATATTATaatgaaatttcatatattgattgttgaaaggaaagaaataaaaatcatttctGTACCAacagaaataattttaaggctaaattattaaaaacaaaaaagaccACTGAAATTTGCCAAtgggttaaaaaatattcataatctTTCCAAGGTTGCAATATTACCGATGATTCAAAACAACAATTGGAGtagaaattcattaaaatgTTAGACCAAAAACTGATATGGTGATTGCCTAGAATGATGTTACGATGACGACTAGGACGCTTGCCTAGATTAGTCTAAAAGAACAACGTTTCGACACATTGACTTTTGGTCCAACATTTCAACGAATTTTCTAATCTAAAGGTAGTACTGAAACATTTATGAAAGATCCAGAGTAATAATGCAACTTTTAAAAGAATGAGGTATATTTCAAACATGGAGCAAAGttccatattatttttataatttagccaAATTTTGAAGATCTCAAATTCGTCTTCGGAATTTATTTATCAGGTCTAAGAATTATCTCCAC is a window encoding:
- the LOC111779179 gene encoding uncharacterized protein LOC111779179, whose amino-acid sequence is MESLILVPSSRHVSITNSSAFSSDFSVQFTSRKRAMNFRASSPQILPCNVVLERLTPRSYIRYGPPYGDQDDDPEEQVESLRVPDAWSVPSKALEESEWLRVTLHKWLDEEYCPEETNVEISKVAAKSYYNSLLEKRTELADILLNMARELESISYKESFHGAFSSANAAVNLIAQRIELS